The window GTCCTGTGCTGGTGGAATGTGACATTTCTGGGGAAAAAAGTTCCTCTACTTTTGTAATTTAGATTCCTAAGAATCAAAGCAAACTTTTTTATTTTGCTCACTTTATATTAAGCACTTATAAAATTATCTAAGAAACTTGGGGCTCTGTTCATCTCTGTGTCTGTTTCGTAATGGAATCTACTATTTCCATATAAAGGATGACAACTTGACCAAAGAAGTTCTACCTTGCTTTGGGAAAACGAAGATAGTTTTCACTGACATGGAATAAAAAAAGACTCACACACTTCTGGCATGGAATCGCTTTTCCACAGTTCAGTCATTTACAACAAAGCCCTATTGAAACACAACACAGGTGCAAGGTTGAGCAGAAACCACCTTAGCTCATGTTCACGATGGGCTCAACAATGGAAATgtcggtcctccctgagttggcaTTAGAGGTTGACCGGTTGCTTTTTGAGGGCTTTCCTCTCTTATAGTCACAATTCTCAGCCCAGGCATGTCTGAACGGAGGGGAGATGGCATGCAGGGCATGGCTCTGGGCGGCGCTCTTCTGCCGACACACGCACAGGAGAGACTTGAGTTCTGACCGGAAGCTCTCATTCAGCCAGCAGTAGATGAAGGGGTTGTAACAGGTGCTGCTCATTGCGAACCAGTGAAATGCAAAGTAGAGCGCGTTGTTTGTGCTGATGACCTTGCTGGACATGAGTACCAGGTAGCAGTTCAAGGGGAACCAACAGACGGCgaagaccaccaccaccaacatgagcATCTTGAGGGTCATCTTCTTCTTGCGTCGGTGTGCGTAATACTGTTCCATGGTGATGTCCCCAATGGCATTACGCAACCACAACTTTTTGGCCACTGTTGTGTATGTGATGGAAATGACCAGCAGGGGTAAGACGTACAGAAGTACAAAGGTGGCCAAGTCGAGGTATTTCCAGAAGAGGTCTGGGGGCTGTGGAAAGCTGTGCAGACAGACCATTCTCACTGTGTTTCTGGAgaagaaaggaaaaacattttCATTTGAGCGAAATCAACGACAACTGAAAAGCATGGTGAATGTAGTACTGTTTAACATGATGACTGAAACACTGATCAgaatttattttggatttttttagttttacTGAATTTGATTCACAGTGTAAAACCAGTGAAACCACAAAAAGAAATGCATTTAATTAAATGAAATGCAAGTAGTACTTGCAGACACTTCAGTTGTCACAGTAAAATTGTCCAAGGTATTTATTTCGTACTGTTCTATCTACATGTACAATGTGAGGATGCCCAGGTGCTGCAAGTCATGCTTCATGCGGTAGCTCATGGTTGGTAGCCAGACTGGCTGGATTGAGAGGCTGCTTAAACAAGAGAGAAGCCGAACAGGCCTGATGCACTGTTAGCATGGCCGTAGTGCATGAGAAGCACTCCAAGAGCATCAGCACCATGGCGAGAGCCAAGGATGATGGACATGGACCAGGAAATTCTACACCAGCGCTGATGGCTGATTTTAACCAAAATGGGTTAGTATTTATAAAGAGGGGATTGCCTCAAGTGGGGAATTAGGGATTTGGAGCCAGATGTATGGagcttttttgcattcgtaaacagtCCAATATGGAGAATTgtgccatttgtgaatgcaaaaaggcatTTCCATATGTACCAAGCACAAATTGCGAATCCTTTATTTGGAAGGCGCCTGCTTAGAGCGTCTCTTCCTAATACAGATTTGCATTGGTATCTACAAACGTAATGTGATCGAAATGTGAttccaaaacatttgcattttacccccaactcaaagggacctcttcccctttgagaatggttgcaaaaatactttttaagagcaggcagtggtgccacagaccactgcctactttcaaaaattttaaagaaaacttttcactttttaaaggaaaaagggctgcataaaaaaaatatatatatatatatatattgctttatttaaacaaaatcacagacatggtggtctgctgaccccagcaggccaccatctctgtgcttcatgaggtaggtcaatttgcgacccactaggaatcgtaAAGAGTGTGAAACACACTGTACTGTATTGGTGTCTGTAATTACCAAAGACAAATACACATTTGCTATTTGGTGATTGCAAACATTAATGTTAGTACATTAATTTATCAAGAGCCTCTTCAAATTCTCTGTACTCCCTTAATCGTGTCACTCTTATAAAAATATCAAATCTGTCTGTACTCTGAAGCAGCCTTAGAATAAAAggggcagatgtacaaagcatttttccagtcaaaaaccgccctcagaattaagttgtttgctttttctaatgtacaaaaggcaaaatgggaTTTGGTAACTTATtacgaatcacattttgcttttgcaatttgatatttggaagggccatgttcagagcaacccttccaaatactgaattggtatggcatgtattactgttttgcgacccaatttcagttgcaaaacagtaatactttaccaccatttCAAAACTGGTGATAATttgtttgcaaatgggaaggggtccccaaagggcCCCTCCCATTTAAGAATGTAAACCATAATATTTTTTTTCAGCGCATGCAGtggccccacagaccactgcctactcttagaaaatgaaactgcaaagtttcactttttctttttaaatgcatgccatgttcctttagggaaaatgggctgcaataaaaCAAGTTTtgcttattaaaaagcaatcatagaTATGGTTTTATGCTGACCTCAGCAGACCGCCATCCCTGTGATGACTGTGAGTCATAATGGGTCGCAAAGTgcagcctacctcattaatatgcatgaggtaagtctatttgcgacccactaggaattgctaatgaaactcaaaagagtgtcATAAATTAGGAATACTGATATTCTAATGTTAGTACAACTGGGGCAAAATGTTTCCCTGAAAAGAGGGTGAACAGTATATAGCACCATTTTCAACATTGCTACCTCGATGTTGGTAGCCTGGCATGCAATACTACAATATCTACTTCTGCTAATCTGCCACTGAACTGCCCTGCTGTTAAGATACAAGGATCCTGATTCCCACAATTGTTGCTGTGAGTGGTGTAACTTACTCTTCCTGTTGCACTGGATTATTCCTGACTTTCTCTTGGATTTACATTTGCCTCCTGCTACTAGTAGGTGGCAAGTGTATGTGGGAGCTTCTGAGTAAGGTGTGAGGGAGGGAGGATGCAGGAGTAGAGGAGGGAAGATGAAGGCCTTTTCTGACAGAAGGGGCATTGTAGGCTcgaaatgtcagaaaaaatggGGAATGGCGCTAGGGTGAGGCCACCACTGATGCCTCATGTGCTTTCTGGAAATATCTGGTCTGGTGTCCTACTCCTCGGAAAACAGCAAACCCAACCCATTCATAATCATGTGGAGTCAAATTCAGTGTGGTAATAGCACCAGTCCTGACTCGTAATGAGGGCGGAAGGGAGACAGACCATTCAAAGTCTTTGGTGCATTGAGGAATCTTGGAGTAGTGGTCTTGGAGAGTTGCTAACTACTAGCACAGATTATCTTTAGAGGTGCAGGTGGGTCCCCGATGGTCTGCAATGAAAAAGAATacttccccatccctaaaaacagtAAGAATGTTGCATCACTGTCCTTAAATATTCCACTCTTGCATTATAACATGACAGATAGAGCCTCTTTTCTAAATATGTCCTGGTCTAATTCAGGAAGCATGGGCCCCAATGTAGTGCTGAGTGACATAACTACTGCTGCTATGAGTACCTTAAAGGGTGAGTGTGGGGTACCGAATGAAGGATTAGTAGGTTCAAAACAGGATAATCTCTGTGAGTTAAAATGAGTCACAAGATCCAGTTAAAGTTAACAGTTAAATTGAATGAGATGGGTGGAAGGAAGAAGGACAATGAAAAGATGATAGTAAATACTTCATATTTACCTTATAGGTATACAGGTACTCAAACAATTCTCAGCTCCTCAATTACAAGACTCgtggccactgggaaagggcagaaatgtgctgtatctacaagatacggtgtaTTTCTGTCCTGCTGCCCCGTGCTGCCATGTGTCAAAGCAGACccgttccttcacaaaaacaatcgc of the Pleurodeles waltl isolate 20211129_DDA chromosome 2_1, aPleWal1.hap1.20221129, whole genome shotgun sequence genome contains:
- the LOC138261367 gene encoding G-protein coupled receptor 83-like, whose product is MTRHAWFSLPYASKPFRRTEEANGTDLLFGLYEDSNISSFFDKLGDFENNKYEAESQSSTVKALLIVAYSVIIVISLFGNLLVCHVVIKNKRMHSATSLFIVNLAIADIMITLLNTPFTLVRFVSSTWVFGKLMCHLSRFAQYCSVHVSVLTLAAIALDRHQVIMHPLKPRMSTVKGVICIIIIWVMASCFSLPHAVYQKLEQFCIGNTVRMVCLHSFPQPPDLFWKYLDLATFVLLYVLPLLVISITYTTVAKKLWLRNAIGDITMEQYYAHRRKKKMTLKMLMLVVVVFAVCWFPLNCYLVLMSSKVISTNNALYFAFHWFAMSSTCYNPFIYCWLNESFRSELKSLLCVCRQKSAAQSHALHAISPPFRHAWAENCDYKRGKPSKSNRSTSNANSGRTDISIVEPIVNMS